A single genomic interval of uncultured Pseudodesulfovibrio sp. harbors:
- a CDS encoding DUF4197 domain-containing protein gives MHRKLKSLCFTLFLILTATTANAGLSDALGQVGTQYADDAATSAGLPYTPSEAIQGIKDILSLEFGSAMTSLGQTGGFSQNPAVALPLPDSLKGLSNTSGLLGSLNSAAEKTVPSTDSIFMNAIQQLSITNASSLLDGGEDAITRFFESSSRGAIRTLMMPIVSKSVEAAGVDKYLSAMMTASSVAEPEFDPTAYVTDRTLDGIFHVMAAKEKELRATSGAGTTDLIQKLF, from the coding sequence ATGCATAGAAAATTGAAATCACTGTGTTTTACCTTATTCCTGATTCTGACCGCCACAACGGCTAATGCGGGACTGAGTGACGCCCTCGGACAGGTAGGCACTCAATACGCCGACGACGCCGCCACTTCCGCAGGACTTCCCTACACGCCAAGTGAGGCCATTCAAGGCATCAAGGATATCCTTTCCCTTGAATTCGGTTCTGCCATGACCTCTCTCGGACAAACCGGCGGCTTCAGCCAGAACCCGGCGGTAGCTCTTCCGCTCCCGGACAGCCTCAAAGGGTTGAGCAACACTTCCGGCCTGCTCGGCTCCCTCAACAGCGCGGCGGAAAAGACCGTCCCTTCGACAGACAGTATTTTCATGAATGCCATTCAGCAGCTTTCCATCACCAACGCATCTTCCCTGCTCGATGGGGGCGAGGACGCCATTACCCGTTTCTTTGAATCCAGTTCACGCGGTGCCATCAGAACACTCATGATGCCTATAGTATCCAAATCCGTTGAAGCAGCCGGGGTCGACAAATACCTGTCCGCCATGATGACGGCATCCTCCGTGGCAGAACCGGAGTTTGATCCGACCGCATACGTCACCGACCGCACTCTGGACGGTATTTTTCACGTCATGGCAGCAAAGGAAAAGGAACTCCGTGCGACCAGCGGTGCCGGGACAACCGATCTCATCCAAAAATTATTCTAA